The Arcobacter sp. F2176 DNA window GAAGTATGCATGATACGGTTGATCCAAAACCTTCTCAAAGGGAGCTTCAAATGGAAGATTTACTAAACTCTTCTATGTTAAATAAAGCCAAAGAGTTATTTGATATAAAAAAAATAACAGTGAAAACAAAAATATAAATTTTAGGAGGTATTATGAATTATAAAAAATTAATATGTATTTTTTCTATTATGACTATTAGTTTAAGTGCTGCAAATTTTGATAATGATGTTATTAATTTTGAGAAAAAAAGACTTTCAAATAACGCAAGAGTTGAGATAAAAGATATACAAATAAGCATGAAGGAAAAAATGCCAGAACCAATGACAAATTGGTATGGTTACATTGTGCAAATAAAAGCAAAAGTAAAAGATAAAGAAATCAATGCAAAAGATATAATATTTTCAAATGGAGAAATTGTAGCACCAGAATTGATAAACTTGAAAACAGGAGCATCTTATAAAGATTTATTACAACCAAAGCTTGATGCAAGTTATTATCAAGAAGATCATTTAATAGCAGGAAACGCAAAGGCAAAAGATAAAATAGTAGTTTTCTCTGATCCTTTATGTCCTTTTTGTATAGATACTCTTCCTTCAATTATTGAGCATGTAAAAGATAATAAAGAGGAAATAG harbors:
- a CDS encoding thioredoxin domain-containing protein, whose product is MNYKKLICIFSIMTISLSAANFDNDVINFEKKRLSNNARVEIKDIQISMKEKMPEPMTNWYGYIVQIKAKVKDKEINAKDIIFSNGEIVAPELINLKTGASYKDLLQPKLDASYYQEDHLIAGNAKAKDKIVVFSDPLCPFCIDTLPSIIEHVKDNKEEIALYYYNFPLLRVHPASATMVKAIDVARQMGLKDVEKKVYTTNWEQYFAVDSQDEDKILSAFNKEFKINITKEQINSTEVMARVLDDVKMGDDVMIKGTPTIFINGKRDDSKLKYETLGSK